A window of the Thermoleophilia bacterium SCSIO 60948 genome harbors these coding sequences:
- a CDS encoding iron-siderophore ABC transporter substrate-binding protein translates to MIRPLPGSGHIPSRSLRRPAAALAALCSAAVLAACGQTESTGETPEALNEGDPDAFPVEIEHKFGTTTIPELPERVVSVGYGEDDYALSLGVIPIAAREFIGKYAGPKRPWAQQELEGRQPEEISAEQINVEQIGRLDPDVILGVYSLMTEREYEQLSQIAPVVAQPDEYVDGGVPWQEQLRIDAEALGRTELAERKIEDVEGQFERVREEHPEWEDMDALLGVIDGGTLYGYAPQDPRQRFFENLGFQTPEEIEELAGDQFYAEFSKERIDLLDQDVLILLESTDTQEEIEQDPLFKQLDVAKEGRVVFVDADDLFAGAIGYGSPESLPVAIEEIVPELEQAADGDPTTEVDDVR, encoded by the coding sequence TTGATCCGCCCCCTCCCTGGCTCCGGGCACATCCCATCGCGCTCGCTTCGCCGCCCCGCCGCCGCACTCGCCGCCCTCTGCTCGGCCGCGGTCCTAGCCGCCTGCGGGCAGACGGAGAGCACCGGCGAGACACCCGAGGCCCTCAACGAGGGCGACCCCGACGCGTTCCCGGTCGAGATCGAGCACAAGTTCGGCACGACGACGATCCCCGAGCTGCCCGAGCGCGTCGTCAGCGTCGGCTACGGCGAGGACGACTACGCGCTCTCGCTCGGCGTCATACCGATCGCCGCGCGTGAGTTCATCGGCAAGTACGCGGGGCCGAAGCGCCCCTGGGCCCAGCAGGAGCTCGAGGGCCGGCAGCCGGAGGAGATCTCGGCCGAGCAGATCAACGTCGAGCAGATCGGGCGCCTCGACCCCGACGTCATCCTCGGCGTCTACTCGCTGATGACCGAGCGCGAGTACGAGCAGCTCTCCCAGATCGCACCGGTCGTGGCGCAGCCCGACGAGTACGTCGACGGTGGGGTGCCATGGCAGGAGCAACTGCGGATCGACGCCGAGGCGCTCGGCCGGACCGAGCTCGCCGAGCGCAAGATCGAGGACGTCGAGGGGCAGTTCGAGCGGGTGCGCGAGGAACACCCCGAGTGGGAGGACATGGACGCGCTGCTCGGCGTGATCGACGGCGGCACCCTCTACGGCTACGCGCCCCAGGACCCGCGCCAGCGCTTCTTCGAGAACCTCGGGTTCCAGACGCCTGAGGAGATCGAAGAGCTCGCCGGCGATCAGTTCTACGCCGAGTTCTCCAAGGAGCGCATCGACCTGCTCGATCAGGACGTGCTGATCCTGCTCGAGTCGACCGACACCCAGGAGGAGATCGAGCAGGACCCGTTGTTCAAGCAGCTCGACGTCGCGAAGGAAGGTCGTGTCGTGTTCGTCGACGCCGACGACCTGTTCGCCGGCGCGATCGGCTACGGCAGCCCCGAGTCGCTGCCCGTCGCGATCGAGGAGATCGTCCCCGAGCTCGAGCAGGCCGCCGACGGCGACCCCACGACCGAGGTCGACGACGTCAGGTGA
- a CDS encoding MMPL family transporter: MSRVFTIAAGRRSKFVVLAVWVAVIFAGFAFDLPGKFADAEENDSSSFLPGDAESTQVLDVTSRFEGGEVAPTVVVFRRADGLTTADQRTIEQTRAELSDATRQFENTTPFSEPQVSEDGTTALLINEIRGTGEGDAILDPIEEYRSLTESEDGLEVAVGGPAGLSADAITVFEGINGTLLAAAGGLVIVLLILIYRSPIFWFFPILAVGFAELATRSLGYGLTELGVTVNGQSSSILSVLVIGAGTDYALLLVSRYREELRRHEDRHEAMALALRTAGPAIFASGLTVAAALLSLTLAEVNGTAGLGPVGALGIAVAILSMLTFLPAILLVVGRRPFWPFIPHFGDTASDESRGVFRRLGDRIARRPGAVAAVSTIVLLIMAAGLVDYSNGLTQSSSFRDEVETVEAQELTAAAFPPGQSAPTQIVAPADADLRAIAAAASEVPGVEAVSPRPVDGDESQVVLNATLSDDPYSTEAYDVIGPLRDAVRSVEPEALVGGPTATEYDLREASARDTRLLIPIALAIVLLILIGLLRSIVAPLLLIATVVLSFAAAIGVSTIVFDVVFGFPGADPSLPLFGFIFLVALGVDYNIFLMTRVREETLVHGSREGTLRGLAVTGSVITAAGVVLAGTFAVLAVLPLVFLTEIGFIVAFGVLLDTFLVRSVLVPALVLKIGPKIWWPSKLAREREPERPGPA; encoded by the coding sequence ATGTCACGCGTCTTCACCATTGCCGCCGGGCGGCGCTCCAAGTTCGTCGTCCTCGCGGTCTGGGTCGCGGTGATCTTCGCCGGCTTCGCGTTCGATCTGCCGGGCAAGTTCGCCGACGCCGAGGAGAACGACTCCTCGTCGTTCCTTCCCGGCGACGCGGAGTCGACCCAGGTTCTCGACGTCACCTCGCGCTTCGAGGGCGGAGAGGTCGCGCCCACCGTCGTCGTCTTCCGTCGTGCCGATGGGCTGACCACGGCGGATCAGCGCACAATCGAGCAGACACGCGCCGAGTTGAGCGATGCCACGCGGCAGTTCGAGAACACCACGCCGTTCTCAGAGCCGCAGGTCTCCGAGGACGGCACGACCGCGCTGCTGATCAACGAGATCCGCGGAACGGGGGAGGGCGACGCGATCCTCGACCCGATCGAGGAGTACCGCTCGCTCACCGAGAGCGAGGACGGGCTCGAGGTCGCGGTCGGCGGCCCCGCGGGCCTCTCGGCCGACGCGATCACGGTCTTCGAGGGCATCAACGGCACCCTGCTCGCCGCCGCGGGCGGGCTGGTGATCGTGCTGCTGATCCTGATCTACCGCAGCCCGATCTTCTGGTTCTTCCCGATCCTCGCGGTCGGCTTCGCCGAGCTCGCGACGCGGAGTCTCGGCTACGGGCTGACCGAGCTCGGCGTGACCGTCAACGGACAGTCCTCGTCGATCCTGTCGGTTCTCGTCATCGGCGCCGGAACCGACTACGCGCTCCTGCTCGTCTCGCGCTACCGCGAGGAGCTGCGGCGCCACGAGGATCGCCACGAGGCGATGGCGCTGGCGCTGCGGACCGCCGGGCCGGCGATCTTCGCCTCCGGCCTGACGGTGGCCGCGGCGTTGCTGTCCCTGACGCTCGCAGAGGTCAACGGCACCGCCGGGCTCGGGCCGGTCGGCGCCCTCGGCATCGCCGTCGCGATCCTCTCGATGCTGACCTTCCTGCCGGCCATCCTGCTCGTCGTCGGCCGGCGACCGTTCTGGCCGTTCATCCCGCACTTCGGCGACACGGCCTCGGATGAGAGCCGGGGCGTCTTCCGTCGCCTCGGCGACCGCATCGCGCGGCGCCCCGGGGCCGTCGCCGCGGTCTCGACGATCGTCCTCCTGATCATGGCGGCGGGTCTGGTCGACTACTCGAACGGCCTCACGCAGAGCTCGTCGTTCCGCGACGAGGTCGAGACCGTCGAGGCCCAGGAGCTGACGGCGGCGGCCTTCCCGCCGGGGCAGTCGGCTCCGACGCAGATCGTCGCGCCCGCCGACGCCGACCTGCGCGCGATCGCCGCTGCGGCCTCGGAGGTCCCGGGCGTCGAGGCGGTGTCTCCGCGGCCGGTCGACGGTGACGAGAGTCAGGTCGTCCTCAACGCGACGCTCTCCGACGACCCCTATTCGACGGAGGCCTACGACGTGATCGGACCGTTGCGCGACGCGGTGCGCTCGGTCGAGCCCGAGGCGCTGGTCGGCGGACCGACCGCGACGGAGTACGACCTGCGCGAGGCCTCTGCCCGCGACACGCGACTGCTGATACCGATCGCCCTCGCGATCGTGCTGCTGATCCTGATCGGGCTGCTGCGCTCGATCGTCGCGCCGCTGCTCCTGATCGCGACCGTCGTCCTGAGCTTCGCGGCGGCGATCGGCGTTTCGACGATCGTCTTCGACGTCGTCTTCGGCTTCCCCGGCGCGGACCCGTCGCTGCCGTTGTTCGGGTTCATATTCCTCGTCGCGCTGGGCGTCGACTACAACATCTTCCTGATGACGCGGGTCCGTGAGGAGACCCTCGTGCACGGGTCCAGGGAGGGCACACTGCGAGGCCTTGCGGTGACCGGCAGCGTGATCACCGCCGCCGGGGTCGTGCTCGCGGGGACGTTCGCGGTGCTCGCCGTTCTGCCACTCGTCTTCCTGACCGAGATCGGCTTCATCGTCGCGTTCGGCGTCCTGCTCGACACCTTCCTGGTGCGCTCGGTCCTCGTGCCCGCGCTCGTGCTGAAGATCGGCCCGAAGATCTGGTGGCCGTCGAAGCTCGCGCGCGAGCGCGAGCCCGAGCGCCCCGGCCCGGCCTAG
- a CDS encoding PQQ-dependent sugar dehydrogenase, whose translation MKTLLRLPALVLLIVLGAGLVALASSSASGTETADDGKAAAKRAKGKVVTRNLDIPWGLDFLPNGTALVTQRSRATISKVARKGGKARRVMRVPGVDQNAGEGGLLGLAVSPNYRKNGFVYAYLTTTSDNRIVRFKLGRPGTIKVIAKGMRRSSIHNGGRIAFGPDGKLYAGVGDAAEPSLAQQKNSRNGKILRFNPDGSTPKTNPFGKRSKVWSYGHRNVQGFAWDRKGRMWASELGQNTFDEVNLIRRGNNYGWPVREGKGGTDNGRFTNPKVTWRPSEASPSGAAIKGRKLYVAALRGERLWTIGLRGTKTKKPVARFNGRYGRIRTVERAPDGSLWLATANGGGNDVIVRVPSGKRRG comes from the coding sequence ATGAAGACACTGCTCCGACTCCCCGCGCTCGTCCTGTTGATCGTCCTCGGCGCCGGTCTCGTGGCGCTCGCCTCGAGCTCCGCCTCGGGGACCGAGACCGCCGATGACGGGAAAGCCGCCGCCAAGCGCGCGAAGGGCAAGGTCGTCACCCGCAACCTCGACATCCCCTGGGGCCTCGACTTCCTGCCCAACGGCACCGCCCTCGTGACCCAGCGCTCGCGGGCGACGATCTCCAAGGTCGCGCGCAAGGGCGGCAAGGCGAGGCGCGTGATGCGTGTCCCGGGCGTCGATCAGAACGCGGGGGAGGGCGGGCTGCTCGGCCTCGCCGTGTCGCCGAACTACCGCAAGAACGGCTTCGTCTACGCCTATCTCACCACGACCTCCGACAACCGGATCGTCCGCTTCAAGCTCGGTCGCCCGGGCACGATCAAGGTGATCGCAAAGGGGATGCGGCGCAGCTCGATCCACAACGGGGGCCGGATCGCGTTCGGACCGGACGGCAAGCTCTACGCCGGCGTCGGCGACGCGGCCGAGCCGTCGCTCGCCCAGCAGAAGAACTCGCGCAACGGCAAGATCCTGCGCTTCAACCCGGACGGCTCGACCCCGAAGACGAACCCGTTCGGCAAGCGATCGAAGGTCTGGTCCTATGGACATCGCAACGTCCAGGGCTTCGCCTGGGATCGCAAGGGCCGGATGTGGGCGTCCGAGCTCGGCCAGAACACGTTCGACGAGGTCAATCTGATCCGCAGGGGCAACAACTACGGCTGGCCCGTGCGCGAGGGCAAGGGCGGCACCGACAACGGCCGGTTCACGAACCCGAAGGTGACCTGGCGCCCGTCCGAGGCCTCCCCGAGCGGCGCGGCGATCAAGGGCCGAAAGCTCTACGTCGCGGCGCTGCGCGGCGAGCGGCTGTGGACGATCGGCCTGCGTGGCACGAAGACGAAGAAGCCCGTCGCGCGCTTCAACGGCCGCTACGGGCGGATCCGGACCGTCGAGCGCGCGCCCGACGGCTCGCTCTGGCTCGCGACCGCGAACGGCGGCGGCAACGACGTCATCGTCCGCGTGCCGTCGGGCAAGCGACGGGGCTGA
- a CDS encoding UBP-type zinc finger domain-containing protein: MTQRCTHLDHVHVTELPASVAGCEDCLRIGSPWLHLRICLECGHVGCCDDSPNRHATAHATQTTHPIMRSLEPGEDWAWCFVDRLGMLLPEVRGQTRIPRSPML; encoded by the coding sequence ATGACCCAGCGCTGCACCCATCTCGACCACGTCCACGTCACCGAGCTCCCCGCCTCCGTCGCGGGTTGCGAGGACTGCCTGCGGATCGGCTCGCCGTGGCTCCACCTGCGGATCTGCCTCGAGTGCGGGCACGTCGGCTGCTGCGACGACTCGCCCAACCGGCACGCCACGGCGCACGCGACGCAGACCACGCATCCGATCATGCGCTCACTCGAGCCCGGCGAGGACTGGGCCTGGTGCTTCGTCGACAGGCTCGGGATGCTGCTGCCTGAGGTCCGCGGCCAGACGAGGATCCCGCGCTCGCCGATGCTCTGA
- a CDS encoding MarR family transcriptional regulator, with translation MSTAAPARDANMLGALLLAGGDALRGAVEEGVSSAASAPGALVALAGLARDSTIGELGEVVGLGHSGTVRLVDRLESEQLVTRARDGRTVSVRLTRRGRDLARRITRRRGEVLSSILAPLEPAERDRLGDLLERLLAAMPERRADLTRVCRLCDTGACGRGEGRCPIESLETQFESQDDAEGNR, from the coding sequence GTGAGCACCGCCGCCCCGGCGCGCGACGCGAACATGCTCGGCGCCCTGCTGCTCGCCGGAGGCGACGCGCTTCGCGGCGCCGTCGAGGAGGGCGTCTCGAGCGCGGCATCCGCACCGGGCGCGCTCGTCGCGCTCGCCGGCCTGGCGCGCGACAGCACGATCGGCGAGCTCGGCGAGGTCGTCGGCCTCGGGCACTCCGGGACCGTCCGGCTCGTCGACCGGCTCGAATCCGAGCAGCTCGTGACCCGGGCACGCGACGGGCGCACGGTCAGCGTGCGGTTGACGCGCCGCGGCCGCGACCTCGCGCGCCGGATCACGAGGCGCCGCGGCGAGGTCCTGTCATCGATCCTCGCGCCGCTCGAGCCCGCCGAGCGCGACCGCCTCGGCGATCTGCTCGAGCGGTTGCTCGCGGCGATGCCGGAGCGTCGCGCCGACCTCACCCGGGTCTGCCGCCTCTGCGACACCGGCGCATGCGGCCGCGGCGAGGGCCGTTGCCCGATCGAGAGTCTCGAGACGCAGTTCGAAAGCCAAGACGACGCGGAGGGGAACCGATGA
- a CDS encoding HAD family hydrolase — protein MDGVLVHEEHPIPGSPEFVARLRELDVPFLILTNSSIWTNRDLSARLDRAGIDVPEESIWTSALATAGFLAEQRPGGSAFVVGESGLTTALYRAGYTANERDPDYVILGETRTYSFERITQAIQLIIGGARFIATNPDITGPSPTGPLPATGSVAALITKATGVEPYFVGKPNPLMMRSALNRLGAHSEATTMVGDRMDTDVVAGLEAGLQTVLVLTGSTGREQVGRFPYRPARIADRLGDLVSELGD, from the coding sequence ATGGACGGCGTGCTCGTCCACGAGGAGCACCCGATCCCCGGATCGCCCGAGTTCGTCGCCCGGCTTCGCGAGCTCGACGTTCCGTTCCTGATCCTCACGAACAGCTCGATCTGGACGAACCGCGATCTCTCGGCGCGCCTCGACCGCGCCGGGATCGACGTTCCCGAGGAGTCGATCTGGACCTCCGCGCTCGCGACCGCCGGGTTCCTCGCCGAGCAGCGTCCGGGCGGCTCGGCCTTCGTCGTCGGCGAGTCGGGTCTGACGACCGCGCTCTACCGGGCCGGATACACCGCGAACGAGCGCGATCCCGACTACGTCATCCTCGGCGAGACCCGCACGTACTCGTTCGAGCGGATCACCCAGGCGATCCAGCTGATCATCGGCGGGGCACGGTTCATCGCGACCAACCCCGACATCACCGGCCCCTCGCCGACCGGGCCGCTGCCGGCGACCGGCTCCGTCGCGGCTCTGATCACGAAGGCCACGGGGGTCGAGCCCTACTTCGTCGGCAAGCCGAATCCGCTGATGATGCGCTCGGCGCTGAACCGGCTCGGCGCCCATTCGGAGGCGACGACGATGGTCGGCGACCGGATGGACACCGACGTCGTCGCCGGGCTCGAGGCGGGTCTCCAGACCGTGCTCGTTCTGACCGGCTCGACCGGCCGCGAGCAGGTCGGGCGCTTCCCGTACCGGCCGGCGCGGATCGCCGACCGGCTCGGTGATCTGGTCTCAGAGCTCGGCGACTGA
- a CDS encoding DNA polymerase IV (involved in translesion DNA polymerization with beta clamp of polymerase III; belongs to Y family of polymerases; does not contain proofreading function), with translation MFVRQERTDASILHADADAFFAAVEQRDDRSLRGRPVAVGSGVVMAASYEARAYGIRGGMGGAEAKRRCPEIRFAPPRFTAYIEASRGLFDVFRGLSPVVEGLSLEEAFLDGAGLDHIGGTPLEIADRLRRECMERVGLAVTVGLGRTKLVAKMASRAAKPDGLLLIEPGRERDFLDALPVESIWGIGPKTAEQLHRNGLRRVGDVTRLPEGSLVAIVGGPTGSHLHALLTNRRGTRVRPSSGRRSVGAQHAIGRARRSRSEQRAIVASLVERVSRRMRTGGRSGRTISLRLRFGDYTRATRSLTLAAPTAAGGLIELAALRLLDEAGPEISARGLTLLGVAVTNLSAPGLGVQLGLELDSAASQGLDLALDEIRGRYGATSVTRGPGTDRWLSEA, from the coding sequence GTGTTCGTGCGCCAGGAGCGAACCGACGCCTCGATCCTTCATGCGGACGCCGACGCGTTCTTCGCCGCCGTCGAGCAGCGCGACGACCGCTCGCTGCGCGGACGGCCCGTCGCCGTCGGCTCGGGAGTGGTCATGGCAGCCAGCTACGAGGCGCGGGCGTACGGGATCCGCGGCGGGATGGGCGGCGCCGAGGCGAAGCGACGCTGCCCCGAGATCCGCTTCGCACCTCCCCGGTTCACCGCCTACATCGAGGCGAGCCGGGGGCTGTTCGACGTCTTCCGCGGCCTCTCCCCCGTCGTCGAGGGCCTGTCGCTCGAGGAGGCCTTCCTCGACGGCGCCGGACTCGACCACATCGGCGGCACGCCGCTCGAGATAGCGGATCGGTTGCGCCGCGAGTGCATGGAGCGGGTCGGGCTCGCCGTCACGGTCGGCCTCGGGCGCACGAAGCTCGTCGCGAAGATGGCGAGTCGCGCGGCCAAGCCCGACGGCCTCCTGCTCATCGAGCCCGGTCGCGAGCGTGATTTCCTCGATGCGCTGCCGGTCGAGTCGATCTGGGGGATCGGCCCGAAGACGGCCGAGCAACTCCACCGCAACGGCCTGCGCCGGGTCGGCGACGTGACCCGGCTGCCCGAGGGCTCGCTCGTGGCGATCGTCGGAGGGCCGACCGGCTCTCATCTCCACGCCCTGTTGACGAACCGCCGCGGCACGCGCGTGCGGCCGTCGAGCGGCCGACGCTCTGTCGGCGCCCAGCACGCGATCGGCCGCGCCCGGCGCTCGCGATCGGAGCAGCGGGCGATCGTCGCCTCGCTCGTCGAGCGCGTCTCGCGGCGGATGCGGACGGGCGGGCGCAGCGGTCGCACGATCTCACTCCGCCTGCGCTTCGGCGACTACACCCGCGCGACCCGATCGCTGACGCTCGCCGCCCCCACGGCGGCCGGCGGATTGATCGAGCTGGCGGCGCTGCGCCTTCTCGACGAAGCCGGTCCCGAGATATCCGCGCGCGGCCTGACGCTGCTGGGAGTGGCGGTGACGAATCTCTCGGCGCCCGGACTCGGCGTGCAGCTCGGGCTCGAGCTCGACTCGGCGGCGAGCCAGGGTCTCGACCTCGCGCTCGACGAGATTCGCGGCCGCTACGGCGCCACCTCGGTGACCCGCGGCCCGGGGACGGACCGCTGGTTGTCGGAGGCCTGA
- a CDS encoding cupin domain-containing protein, with amino-acid sequence MTEDERFFGAADEPAGASAEPCSEISLELSDHAPGQVAGLHRHPYEEAMLVQGGRARYAVGDEVIEAGAGELVIVPPGVWHGFEALGDEPLRQIGLGATDDCIVEWRDAA; translated from the coding sequence ATGACCGAGGACGAGCGCTTCTTCGGAGCGGCGGACGAGCCGGCTGGAGCCTCGGCCGAGCCGTGCTCGGAGATCAGCTTGGAGCTGTCCGACCACGCTCCCGGCCAGGTCGCCGGGCTGCATCGCCACCCCTACGAGGAGGCGATGCTCGTCCAGGGCGGACGCGCCCGGTATGCGGTCGGCGACGAGGTGATCGAGGCCGGCGCCGGCGAGCTCGTGATCGTCCCGCCGGGGGTCTGGCACGGTTTCGAGGCGCTCGGCGACGAACCGCTGCGCCAGATCGGGCTCGGTGCCACCGACGATTGCATCGTCGAGTGGCGGGACGCCGCCTAA
- a CDS encoding MFS transporter, with protein sequence MAFLDGTVVNVALPAMGEDLGASTSALQWILNGYMLTLAALILLGGSLGDRLGRRRIFVLGVGLFTIASALCTLAPSSEVLVGARLLQGVGGAMLTPGSLAMIEASFVRADRARAIGAWSGLAGVTTALGPLLGGWLVEAISWRAIFLINVPLGIAVIALAVRHVPETRDPTASGRLDFRGACLAAIGLGGTTYALIEAPERGLGGIVAIAGVIGVAALVGFLLAERSSPNPMMPLTMFRSRQFSAANGVTFTVYAALSGVFFLLVAFLQVAVGFSPLAAGASTVPVTLLMLLFSSRAGALAERVGPRIPLTLGPLIVAAGMLLMTTIEPGDAYLTGILPAVLVFGIGLTLVVAPVTSTVLAAADSRHSGIASGINNAVSRVAGLISVAVLPVIAGLTGEAFYDPAAMRDGFHTAMTVTAVVAALGGALAWLTIRSDVLEECDGDQVSEARAATDFSCGVNGGPVLPQTDEHQIPAAPAVAGVRSP encoded by the coding sequence ATGGCGTTCCTCGACGGCACCGTCGTGAACGTCGCGCTGCCCGCGATGGGCGAGGATCTCGGCGCCTCGACGAGCGCGCTGCAGTGGATCCTGAACGGCTACATGCTGACGCTGGCGGCGCTGATCCTGCTCGGTGGCTCGCTCGGCGACCGGCTCGGACGGCGGCGGATCTTCGTCCTCGGCGTCGGGCTGTTCACGATCGCCTCCGCGCTCTGCACGCTCGCGCCGAGCTCCGAGGTGCTCGTCGGGGCGCGGCTGCTCCAGGGCGTCGGCGGAGCGATGCTCACGCCCGGCAGCCTCGCGATGATCGAAGCGAGCTTCGTGCGCGCCGACCGCGCCCGTGCGATCGGCGCCTGGTCCGGGCTCGCCGGCGTCACCACCGCGCTGGGGCCGCTGCTCGGCGGCTGGCTGGTGGAGGCGATCTCCTGGCGGGCGATCTTCCTCATCAACGTGCCGCTCGGCATCGCGGTCATCGCGCTCGCGGTGCGCCACGTGCCCGAGACACGCGACCCGACCGCGAGCGGGCGGCTCGACTTCCGCGGTGCGTGCCTCGCCGCGATCGGGCTCGGCGGAACGACCTACGCGTTGATCGAGGCCCCCGAGCGCGGGCTCGGCGGCATCGTCGCGATCGCGGGCGTGATCGGAGTCGCGGCGCTCGTCGGCTTCCTCCTCGCCGAGCGCTCGAGCCCGAACCCGATGATGCCGCTGACGATGTTCCGCTCACGTCAGTTCAGCGCCGCCAACGGAGTCACGTTCACCGTCTACGCGGCGCTCAGCGGTGTCTTCTTCCTGCTCGTCGCGTTCCTGCAGGTCGCCGTCGGGTTCTCACCGCTCGCCGCGGGAGCCAGCACGGTGCCGGTGACGCTGCTGATGCTCCTGTTCAGCTCGCGCGCCGGCGCGCTGGCCGAGCGCGTCGGCCCCCGCATCCCGCTGACCCTGGGGCCGCTGATCGTCGCGGCGGGAATGCTTCTGATGACCACGATCGAGCCGGGCGACGCCTACCTCACCGGGATCCTTCCGGCGGTGCTCGTCTTCGGCATCGGCCTGACGCTCGTGGTCGCGCCGGTCACCTCGACGGTCCTGGCGGCCGCCGACTCGCGTCACTCCGGGATCGCCTCGGGGATCAACAACGCGGTCTCGCGAGTCGCGGGGCTGATCTCCGTCGCCGTGCTTCCGGTGATCGCCGGGCTCACCGGGGAGGCGTTCTACGACCCGGCGGCGATGCGAGACGGGTTCCACACCGCGATGACCGTGACCGCGGTCGTCGCCGCGCTCGGCGGCGCGCTCGCCTGGCTGACGATCCGCTCCGACGTCCTCGAGGAATGCGACGGCGACCAGGTCAGCGAGGCGCGGGCGGCAACGGACTTCTCGTGCGGCGTCAACGGCGGGCCGGTGCTGCCGCAGACCGATGAGCATCAGATCCCGGCCGCCCCCGCGGTCGCCGGCGTGCGCTCGCCCTGA
- a CDS encoding SDR family NAD(P)-dependent oxidoreductase, which translates to MKTTTDPGASPVGTDVPSKWDVDAIPDQSGRTFVITGANSGLGLETAKALASSGARVVMAVRNTRKGEEAASGLDGRVEVSELDLGDLASVRGFAERFGDPIDVLINNAGLMAVPQSRTKDGFETQFGVNHLGHFALTGLLLDRIGDRVVTLSSAAHKIGKIRLDDPNWEGSYQRWPAYGQSKLANLMFAKELQRRLVAAGSPLRSMAAHPGYAATNLQSRTESIQDRLMGIGNLIFAQSARMGALPTLYAAVAPDLPGGSYVGPGGLGEQRGHPKVVEGNSRSQDTEVASRLWELSEELTGVRFTMPATGAAV; encoded by the coding sequence ATGAAGACCACCACCGATCCCGGAGCGAGCCCGGTCGGGACCGACGTCCCGTCGAAGTGGGACGTCGACGCGATCCCCGACCAGAGCGGCAGGACGTTCGTGATCACCGGTGCCAACAGCGGCCTCGGCCTCGAGACGGCGAAAGCGCTGGCGAGCTCGGGGGCCCGCGTGGTGATGGCCGTCCGCAACACGCGAAAGGGCGAGGAGGCGGCGTCGGGTCTCGATGGCCGGGTCGAGGTCTCGGAGCTCGACCTCGGCGACCTCGCCTCCGTGCGCGGTTTCGCCGAGCGCTTCGGCGACCCGATCGACGTCCTGATCAACAACGCCGGCCTGATGGCGGTTCCGCAATCGCGGACGAAGGACGGCTTCGAGACGCAGTTCGGCGTCAACCACCTGGGCCACTTCGCGCTCACCGGCCTGCTGCTCGACCGGATCGGCGATCGCGTCGTGACGCTGTCGAGCGCCGCCCACAAGATCGGCAAGATCCGTCTCGACGACCCCAACTGGGAGGGCTCCTACCAGCGTTGGCCCGCCTACGGGCAGTCGAAGCTCGCCAACCTGATGTTCGCCAAGGAGCTCCAGCGACGCCTGGTCGCGGCGGGATCGCCGCTGCGCTCGATGGCCGCCCACCCCGGCTACGCGGCGACGAACCTCCAGTCGCGGACCGAGTCGATCCAGGACAGGCTGATGGGGATCGGCAACCTGATCTTCGCCCAGTCGGCGCGAATGGGCGCGCTGCCGACGCTCTACGCCGCAGTCGCGCCCGACCTCCCCGGTGGCAGCTACGTCGGCCCGGGCGGCCTCGGCGAGCAACGCGGGCATCCGAAGGTCGTCGAGGGCAACTCGCGCTCCCAGGACACCGAGGTCGCGAGCCGGCTCTGGGAGCTCTCCGAGGAGCTGACCGGTGTCCGCTTCACGATGCCGGCGACGGGCGCGGCCGTCTAG